The genome window GCGAACCCCTGGGCAAACGCTACTCCACGCTCTGGACGCCGCTGCGCTTCGCCTTCGCCAACGCCATGCTGGCCCCCGTAATCAAGGGGCTCTCGATCTTTCAGATCATCATCCTGTCCTGCGTGGGGTTCAGCGTCAACTTCGCCAACTGGATGTGGGCCGCCGGTCTGGATCATCTCCAGGAGACCGGCGGCCGGGTGTCCACCGAGATCCCCGGAAGCAGGGTCCAGGAGGGCTACACCCTGGCCCAGGGGGTGCTCCAGAGCCTTGTGCTTCAGGAACACAGGATCGTCCGGGAGGGGTATTCCCTGTCCGGGGCCGGCGTGAGCGAGTGGCGATACACCGTGAACGGGAGCGGGACGGCCGCCTATCGCCGGCTGTTCCAGGCCCCGGTGCCGGACGGCCTGTCGACGAACTTCAAGGACGGCGACTACGGCTCCGTGCTGGTGGTCTGCGACGCCGGGAGCGGGGAAGGGGAGGGCGGCTCCATGGCGGCCATGAGCAGGGACGCCTGCACGGCCATGCGCAACGCCGTGGACGGGCTCATTTCCGACCTTCAGCCTCTTGCCCGGGCCGTGGTGAACCCGGACATGAATCCGAATCCGCAATGGTTTCTGACGTCCATCAGCAACTACAACACGCGCTACGCCGGCGCCATGCAGAGCCACGTGCTGAGCCGGATGTCGGCGGCCCAGAGCGAGGAACTGAACGCTTTCGTGACCATGGCCAAGAGCCAGGGGTGGGTCACCGCCGGCAACTACTACTGGACCATCGCCAGGATCAACGAGAAGGCCGGGAATCTGCTGACCATGCAGGCGTCCCATGTCTCGGGAAGCACCCAGGAGATCATGGACGTCTCGCTTGAAATCGGCGGGTCCATGAGGCGCATGCGGAAACTGCTGGACGACGCGGTCGGGCCAGGCGGGGACCTGGACCGCATGGAGAACCTGGCGGCCCTGCAGGGGGCCAACAGCGACAGCCTCAGCGACAAGATCAAGGGCTACATCTCCGAGCCCATGCGCTGGGCGACCAAGAAGATGGTCGACAGTCTTTCCGGGAACGGGGATCCGCTGGTCGCGATGTCCAGCTATGGGCACGCGCTCATCAGCATCGGCGAAGGGGCTGTCGCCGGCGCCGTGGCCGCCGCGGGTTTCAGCGCCGCGATGGAGGGGGCTGAGCAGGCGCTGGACAAGATTCCCGTCGCCGGGCGGGTCGGCAAGTTTTTCGCCGGTGCGGGCAAGGCTCTTTCGGGCATGGTCGGCTGGGCCCTGCTGGCCCTGTCCCTGCCGATCCTCACGCTGGGATTCCTCTGGGCCTATTATCTTCCGGCGTTGCCGTTCATCCTGTTCCTCTCGGGCTTCTGCGGCTGGATCATCCTGGTGGTGGAGGCGCTGGTGGCCGCGCCGCTCTGGATCGCGGCGCACGCCATGCCCGAAGGCGAGGGCATGGCCGGCGAGCGCGGGAAACAGGGTTACATGCTCATGTTCAACATCCTCATGCGCCCGCCGCTCATGGTGGCGGGCGTCTGGGCCGCGCTGTTTCTCGTGGACGGCATCGCCCCCTGGCTCGGAAAGGCCATGAAGGTCTTCATGTACTCCGTGACCGGAGGGACCACCTACGGGCTCTTCTCGATGTTCGCCATGATGACGATCTTCACGATTTTGCTCTACATCCTGTCCCACAAGCTGTTCGGGCTCATCACGCATCTGCCGAAGTCCATCATCGCCTGGATCGGCGGTGGCGCGGTCGAACTGGGCGAGCGTGATGACGAGGGCCGTGCGCGGGGCATCTTCGCCGCGGTTGGGCACACCACGCAGAGCGCGGGGAATCGCGGCGCTCTCGGGGCGACGCGGGCCACATCCGGCGACAAAAAGGAAACAGCTGAAGCTCACCAGGAGAACGGGGCGTTGAAGCACGTTCGGGATGAAGATCTGGTGCAAGACGGGGGAGGAGGGGGAGGAAAAGAAGTGGAAAGTAAGAAGTATAATTAGTAGGTCATCCCCAAGGAAATAAAAAAGCCACCAAAGGGTGGCTTTTTTATTTCCTTGGGGATGCTTCTAGTCGAGAGGTATGCCTTGCTTTTCGGACTCGCGCTTGAGTTGCTCTTTGTAGCGAGCCATGACCTCATCCTGGGGTTTCCCCAGCATCTCCGCGTATTCATCGAGAACATCTCCCAGGGCATTTTTCCCCATAATAGCTCGGTTCCGCTCGTGCTTCACGCGGTCCAGCTCTGCCTTGAGCTTACGGATGTGATCCCTGTAGATGGCCTCGATCCTGTCAACGCTTTCGACGGAAATTGAGGGCTCGCGGCGGTACAGCCCGTTGACGATCGCCTCGTCGAGGAGGAAGTCAGGCTTGGGAACCCATTCAATGCCGTCCGGGTGACCGCAAAAAGGATCATTGCCCATGGTATATCTCCTTTCCCGTATACCTTATAGCCGAGTTGATTGCCGGCGTCAACAAAAGGGTCCGTTGGCCCAAAAGGGGGCGATACGTGCCATGACTCCCATCATTCTCCTAACTGGCTAAGATAAAAATTGATTTTTCGCGCCATAAGTTTTCCGTGCGTCCCATTTTATATCGTTGGGCATGGAAGAAACGATGAGGGAATTATGGCCGAATCGGGTTGACTGGAAATCGTCCAACTCACGATCTCTGCTTGAAGTTTTAGCCTGACTCGCGCTACACACCCCTTATAATTTTCTCTGATAGGAGTCGAATGCCTTGGCGGATTCAGGGGGTCCACTCACGCCCGAGCAGCAGGCCCGGAAGAAGATAGACGCGCTGCTCGTCGCGGCCGGGTGGCTCCTCCAGAACAAGGACGGCTTCAACCGCAACGCCGGGCCTGGCGTGGCGGTGCGCGAATTCGCGTTGCCCAACGGCCCCTGCGACTACCTGCTCTTTGTCGGCGGCAAGGCCGCCGGAGTCATCGAGGCCAAGAAGGCCGGTACGACCTTGAGCGCCGTGGCCGAGCAGTCTGACCGCTACATGGCCAAGCTGCCTGAGCATCTCGCCCGCTGGGCCGACACGCTGCTCTTCGATTACGAGTCCAACGGCGAGGAAGTGTTTTTCAAGGACATGCGCGATCCCAAGCCGCGTTCGCGCCGGGTGTTCGCCTTCCACCGCCCCGAGACGCTGCTCGAATGGGCCAAGGCCCCCGAGTCCCTGCGCGCCCGCCTGACGACTCTGCCCACGCTCGACACCACCGGCCTGCGCGACTGCCAGGTCGAGGCCGTGCAGGGCCTGGAGCGCTCCCTGGCGCGCGGCGACCAGCGCAGCCTCATTCAGATGGCCACCGGCGCGGGCAAGACCTTCACCGCCTGCACCTTCAGCTATCGCCTCATCAAGCACGCCGGGGCCCGGCGCATCCTTTTCCTGGTGGACCGCAACAACCTGGGCGACCAGACCCTGCGCGAATACCAGCAGTACCATCCGCCCGGCACGGCCAACCGCTTCGCCGACACCTACAACGTGCAGCACCTGCGCGGCAGCCGCATCGACCGGGACGCCAAGGTGGTCATCACCACCATCCAGCGCCTTTATTCCATGCTCAAGGGCGAGGAACTGGACCCCGAGGCGGAAGAAGTCTCGGCCTTCGAGACCTGGGCCGGAGGAGAGGGCGAAATCCCGCCCGTCGGCTACAACCCGGACATCCCCATCGAGACCTTCGACATCATCGTCACCGACGAGTGCCACCGCTCCATCTACGGCCTGTGGCGGCAGGTGCTGGAGTACTTCGACGCCCACATCATCGGGCTCACGGCCACGCCCTCGAAGCACACCCTGGGCTTCTTCAATCGGAACCTTGTGGCGGAATACCCCTACGAACGCTCCGTGGTGGACGGGGTCAACGTGGGCTACGAGGTCTTCCGCATCCGCACGCAGATCACGGAAGATGGCGGCAGAGTCCCTTCCGAGTACGCCGTGCCCGTGCGGGACAAGCGCACCCGCCGTATCCGCTACAAGGAGCTGGACGAGGACCTGGAATATCAGGCCCAGGACCTGGACCGCTCCGTCACCGTGCCCAACCAGATCCGCACGGTCCTCCAATGCTTCAGGGACAACCTCTTCACCGAGCTGTTCCCGGAGCGCAGCGGGGAATGGGTGCCCAAGACCCTCATCTTCGCCAAGGACGACAACCACGCCGAGGAAATCGTGCACATCGCGCGCGAGGTGTTCGGCGAGGGCAACGAGTTCTGCAAGAAGATCACCTACCGCAACACCAGCGAAGACCCCAAGGCGCTCATCAAGGGCTTCCGCGTGGACCCCATGCCGCGCATCGCCGTCACCGTGGACATGATCGCCACGGGCACGGACATCAAGCCCGTCGAAATCCTGCTCTTCATGCGCGACGTGAAGTCCGCCGGATACTTCGAGCAGATGAAGGGTCGGGGAGTGCGCTCCATCAACGAGGCTGACTTGCGCCAGGTGACGCCCGACGCCCACACCAAGACCCGTTTCATCCTGGTGGACGCCGTGGGCGTCACCGAGACCATCAAGACCGTGTCCCAGCCTCTGGAGCGCAAACGAACCCTTTCCTTCCAGGCCCTTTTAGAGCAGATTGCCGCTGGCCGCCGGGACGACGACGCCCTTTCGAGCCTTGCCGGCCGGCTGGCCGCCCTGGAGGCCAAGCTGGAGCCCGAGGACCGCGAGCGGGTGGCCCAGGCCACCGGCGGGACGGACCTGCACGGCCTGGCCGCCGGTCTGCTTGCGGCCATTGACCCCGACGAGGTGGAACAGGCCGCCATTGTGGCGACGGGCCAGCCCATGGAATCGCTCACCGAGGCGCAGCTTGCCGCTGCGGCGGAAGAGCTCAAGGACGCGGCCTGCGCGCCCTTTGACGACCCCAAGGTGCGCCAGCTCCTGCTGGACCTGAAGGCCAAGACGGACATCGTCATCGATGCCATCTCCACGGACGAGGTGACCGGCGCGGGCTACGACCTCAAGCGGTCGGAAGCGCACATAACCAGCTTCAAGGAATTCATGGAAGCCCACAAGGACGAGTTGACCGCCCTGCAAATCCTCTACAGCCAGCCCTATGGTAAGCGGCGCCTCACCTACGACGCGGTGAAGGAGCTGACACACAGGCTGGCGGACCCGCCCCAGCGCCTGACCACGGCCACCGTGTGGCAGGCCTACAAGCGCCTGCAGGCGAGCAAGGTGCGCGGTGCGCCTGCCGACCAGCTGCTTACGGACATCATTTCGCTCGTGCGTTTCGCCCTGGGCCACGACAAGATGTTGGAGCCCTTCAGCGCCAAGGTGGAGCAGCGCTTCAACCTGTGGGTGGGCAGGCAGAAGAAAGCCGGGCGGGAGTTCACCGAGGAACAGATGGACTGGCTCCGGCTCATCCGCGACCACCTGGCGGCCAACGTGGAGATCGCTCCGCGCGATTTCATGCAGTTCCCGTGCTTCAGCGACCGGGGAGGCCTCATCGCCGCCCGTACGCTCTTTGGTCAGGACCTTGACACGCTGCTTGCGGACCTGAATGAGGCCCTGGTGGCGTAGATGTCCGAGAAGCCAATTATTTCCATCGATCAGGACAGCCTTCCAGCGTCCTGGGTCAAGGCGCAGTTCTCTGCGGTATGTTCCTATATCCAGCGAGGGAAATCTCCTCAATATGACGACAACACTCGATTCCCGATCCTTAATCAGAAGTGCATTAGATGGGATACCCTACAATACGAGCATCTTAAATTTATCGCCGAGTCTCAGTGGAATTCACTGGATAGCCTCCGTTTTGTTCAAGATGGCGATATCCTCTGGAATTCAACGGGTACAGGTACTATCGGCAGAGCCTGCCATTATTGGGGACAGCACCAATTCCCCCGGGTTGTGGTCGATAGCCATGTCACGATTGTCCGAGCCTCAGCTCACATAAGCTCTCGATATCTCTATTACTACATCAGATCTCCGTTTGTGCAGCAAAAGATTGCTGACCTGCAAACAGGGTCGACGAATCAGGTCGAACTCGGAAAGCAGGCAATCTGCGATTCAGAAGTTCCCTTGCCGCCCTCCGCCGAGCAGGCCCGCATTGTCTCCCGCGTTGAGGAACTCTTTTCCGATCTGGACAAGGGCGAGGAGAGCCTGCGACGGGCCCAGGCGCAGCTCAAGCGCTACCGGCAATCCGTGCTTAAGGCTGCGGTGACGGGCGAGCTGACCCGCGCCTGGCGCGAGCAGAACGCGGACAAGCTGGAGAGCGGCGAGGCGCTGCTCAAGCGCATCCTTAAGGCCCGACGTGAGGCTTGGGAACAGGCTGAGTTGGAAAAGCTGCGCGCTAAGGGCAAGCGCCCCAAGGACAACGCCTGGAAGGCCCGCTACGTGGAGCCGCAGGGGCCGGACACCGAGGGACTGCCCGAGCTGCCACAGGGGTGGGCGTGGGCGAATGTTGAGCAGGTCAGTTCCATGATCCAGTATGGCTCATCGGCCAAGACCGGCGACGATCCTACTGGAATTCCAGTACTTCGCATGGGCAACATCCGCCAAGACGGTGGACTCCTGCTTGATGATCTCAAATATTTGCCGAGGTCTCATGACGAATTCCCTGCTCTGCTGCTGGAAGTTGGAGACCTGCTCTTTAACCGGACCAATAGCGCAGAACTCGTTGGCAAGACAGGATACTATGAAGGAAGGCCGTCGCCCTGTTCTTTCGCGTCATACTTGATACGGGTGCGCTCCGTGAGGGGCGTCAACTCCAAGTTCCTGTCGTACTGCCTCAACAGCGCCTTCGGACGGGCCTGGGTCAAAGAAGTCGTCAACCAGACCGTCGGACAGGCTAACGTCAATGGAACAAAACTCGCGGCCTTTACCTTCCCGCTTCCCCCGGAGCTGGAACAGAATAGAGTTGTCGAGCAGGTTGAAGAGCTGGCCGTCCTCATGGGAAGCCTTGAAAGAGACTTAGATCTGGCGGCTAAAAAATTGAAAGCCCTCCGCCAATCCATCCTCAAGGCCGCCTTCTCTGGCAAGTTGGTGCCCCAGGAGCCGAAAGACGAGCCCGCATCCGAGCTGTTGCAGCGCATCGCCGCCGAGCGCGCTGCGCAGGGTGCGCGTCCGGCCAGGAACGCCGCGCCCCGTGCACCCCGCAAAGCGCGCGCAGCCGCCCAGCCGTCCGCTCCAGCCCCTGCCGCGCCGTCTGTCGCAGTGTCGGGCCTTGCCGCCGCACGCAAGGTCGCCGGGCTTTCCCAGGCCCAGCTCGCCGCTGCCATAGGCATCAATCAGGCCTATGTGTCCCAGATGGAGACCGGCAAGCGCGCCATGACCGCGGACCAGGCCGCAGCCATCGCCAAAGCCCTTGGCGTCGAACCATCCGTCCTCACCCAAGAGTAACCGGGAGGCATGCATGCTCACCAAGGAACAGCAAGGCCGCGCCGTGCAGCTCATGCAGGAATACCTCGCCGCAAAGAATCCGGGCGGCAAGAAGTGCTGGAAAGAGAACATCGTCTTTGACGCCGAGCGGCGTGAAGTCATCAAGACCAAGCTGATGCCGCTCCTCGCGGGTTTCCTGGCCGGGAAGACGCCGCTGAACGAATTCAAGTCCGGGGTGGACAGCACCAACAAGGCGCACAACTGCTGGGGCTTCCGGGGATTCAAGGGACAGATGTTCTTCAATATTCTGACTAATGTGGGCCAAGACCCCATTGACGGTGTCGGCGATGACCGCTTCAATTCGGCCCTGAAAACGGCCTTGGCCATGCCGGCCAACGAGGCTGCCGCCAAGAAACAGATCAACGATTTTGCCGAGTTCGTTCGTCAGATGAATGAGCAGCATGTCGCCGCCGGAAACAAGAAGACAAGCTGTCCGCAGATCGGGAGCATCCCCTTCTTTCTCTCCTACTTCTGGCAGATACAAGGCCCCGATGTCTGGCCGGTGTACTACACCAGCAGCGTCAATGCCCTGATCGATTCGAATCTGTGGACCCCCAGCGAGGACGCGGGTGGGGCTTACCTCGGCTTCAAGCACATCCACGAGGAACTGGCCCGGCTCTTTACCAAGGCAGGCAAGCAGCCCTTCGGTCTGTACGAGGTCGAGCACGTGTTCTGGTTCAAGAGCGCGGCCGGCGGAGTCGTGGAGACGCCGTCTCAACCCAGAGACAGCGCCCAACGGCAAGGCGGCAAGGAGGACGACGTTACCGAGTTGTTGCCGGACAGCTTTGTGCCACCCATCATCGCCATTCTGCCTCGCGTGGCCTTGAATGAGCCGGGTATGGCAACGGCCGCCAAGAACTCCGGCACCAGCCTGGAGCGCGCTTTCGAGAAGAGCATCAACGCGGCCTTCACCATTCTTGGCTACGCGGCCGAGCTGCTTGGCCAGGGAAAGGGGCGGGTGCCCGACGGCACCGCCGTGGATTACGGCAACCGGTACGCGATCATCTGGGACGCCAAGGTGCGCGCTGACGGGTACAGCATCGGGACGGATGACAGGACCATCAGGGAGTATATCAAGACCCAGGTTCAGAAGTTGAAGGCGAAATCCTTGGACAACGTATACTACGCTGTGATTTCAAGCTCGTTCAAGGAAGACTATGACGACATCATCAGCTCCCTGAAGATGGAGACCCCGATAAGCGAGATTTGCCTTGTCCAAGCCGATGCGCTTGTCGCGATGGTGGACCTGAAGCTTCGAGACTCACAACTGGTCGAGCTTGGGCCGACCGGTCTTCAGCGTCTGTTCTGCAATAGCGGCGTCCTGACGGGCAAGTTGGTCCGCGAGAAGCTCGCATAAAGGAAACCGTTCATGAGCAATGACCATTCCGCACTTGTCGCCAAGGTCTGGAACTACGCCCACGTCCTGCGGGACCAGGGCATCTCCTACGGCGACTATGTGGAGCAGATCACCTACCTGCTCTTTCTCAAGATGGACCAGGAGCGGAAGGATCTGCTCAATGAAGGGTCCGCCGTCCCAGAGGAATGGCGCTGGGAGAAGCTCGCCGGCAAGGACGGCGACGAGCTGGAGGCCCACTACCGGCGGACCTTGACGGCCCTGGGCAAAGAAAAGGGCATCATCGGCACCATCTTCCGCAAGGCGCAGAACAAACTCGCCGACCCTGCCAAGCTCAAACGCGTGGTGTCCCTCATCAACGACGAGACCTGGCTCGGCATCGACGTGGACATCAAGGGCTCCATCTACGAGGGCCTGCTGGAGCGCAACGCGGGCGAGGTGAAGTCCGGGGCAGGGCAGTACTTCACGCCGCGGCCGCTCATCCAGGCCATGGTGGAGGTCATGCAGCCGAAAATCGGCCAGACCATCTGCGACCCCGCCTGCGGCACCGGCGGCTTTCTCCTGGCGGCATACGAGCACATGAAGGGGCAATCCCGAGACCGGGACAAGCAGCGCCTTTTGCGCGAGGGTACCTTTACCGGCGTGGACATCGTGGACGAGGTGGTGCGGCTGTGCGCCATGAATCTGTACCTACATGGCATCGGCAACGGCGAGAGTCCGGTTCACCAGGGAGATGCCTTGGCCGCGAAGCCTTCGACATCCTTTGACATGGTGCTGACCAACCCGCCTTTCGGCAAGAAGTCCAGCTACAAGGTGGTGGGCGAGGACGGAAGCATCGCCACGGAGCGGGAAATCTACGAGCGCGAGGACTTCAAGTACACTACCTCGAACAAGCAGCTCAACTTCCTCCAGCACATCATGAGCATCCTCAAGCAGGACGGAAAGGCGGCGGTGGTCCTGCCCGACAACGTGCTCTTCGAGGCCGGAAACGCGGGCGAAGGGCTGCGGCGGCGCCTCCTGGACGCCTGCGATTTTCACACCCTGCTGCGCCTGCCCACGGGCATTTTCTACAAGCCCGGCGTCAAGGCCAACGTGCTGTTCTTCGACCGCAAGCCTGCGGCGGCCGATCCCTGGACCAAGGAGCTCTGGATTTACGACCTGCGCACCAACAAGCACTTCACCCTGGTCCAGAATCCCATCTCGCGGGCTGACCTGGACGACTTTGTCACGAGCTATTGTCCGGGGAACCGGAGCCAGCGCCAGGAAACGGAGCGCTTCAAGCGTTTCAGCTACGACGAGTTGGTGACCCGCGACAAGCTCAACATGGACATCTTCTGGCTCAAGGACGAGAGCCTGGACGACCTGGACAACCTGCCCGCGCCGGATGTCATCGCGGCGGAGATTGTCGAGAACCTCGCGGCGGCGTTGGAGCAGTTCCGGGCCGTGGCGGGAGAACTCGGCGCTGTTGACTCTGGGGAACGGTCCTGAATGTCTTGACTCAATCCGTTGATCCGATGCGTTTTTCGGAACGGATGGAGACAATAGGCACTAATGAATGTGGCGCGTCCTGTCCACTCTGAATGTCGACTCTGGTCTGGGAGGCCTGAGGAACATCCAGTAGAAAGTAGTTAATCATTAATGAAATCGAATTGGTAAAGATTTTTTGGGAGTCATGGCACGTATGGTGGCAGCTCTATGTCGAGGGTCGAAGCCGATAAATCAAATGATTTAAATGGAATATACTTTTTGGAGAGGCTGGCGCGTGTTGAACTCCCTTGCTTCTTTAGGGAAAAGGTCATGTTTTATACGCGTTATGCATTTAATAAAATAAATTGTTACAATGTGTTATGATCAATTTGGGAGTCATGGCACGTATCCTAGACTTAGCCATCCAGTCTCAGCCTTACGGGTGAGAGCGTCAAGCTTTGACAATCTGATCCAGTGGCACCCAGCCGTCTGGCCCTGGGCAACGTCTTGGAACTGGCCGAAAAATCATTCACTGGGCCGGAGCCTGTCCAAAAGTTGGTCCAGAACGGCGCGGCTGGGGTCTGGCGACGGATCCTAGCCGATCTCTTGGAGCGCAGCTGCCTTGTGCAGGCCCGGAATTCGGAAGGCGTTTGGGGCGGTAAGCGCGACCACGATGTCCGCACATCCAGGCAGGTGATCCAGCACCTCGGGGCTCAGGATTTCCTTGTCTGGCCACCAGGCCTTGCCGGGCTTGCGTGGCCGATCCAGGGAATATGCGCCGCCAATGAAGCAGACCACGCGGCCATCGGGTAGAATCAACGTCGAGTTCCAATCCTACCAGCACATATGTTCTCGGACGGCGTAGGCCTTTGGCTGACCTGACTCACGCAGCTCCCCGGCAGATAATCCAGAACTCCGACCTGGAGGATCAGCTTCGGCCAGCGTTCGCAGATGAGTTCAAACAGTGGTGGTCAGGAAAAATGCAGACCTCCGACCACCAGGATGCCGGCGCAGGGCTTCGGCGCTAAAAATCCAGATCCTCGGGGCGAGGTTTGGGAAAAGGACGGTTCTGCATCTCCTGAAGCCGTCGTTCGGCCTCAAGCAGTTCCGCCTGTTGAGCCGCGATGAGCGCACAGCGCTCGGCGTAGCCCATGCCGTCGATCCGGGCGCAGATTTCCAAGGCCACGTCTTCGCTGTGGATCGGGCCGCCCATGCGATGCTTATATCCGGGTTTCCAGGTGTGGTACGAAGCCAGCAGAATGGCCGGTCCGCCTTTCATCGCCTTGGCCCAAAGCCACGAACCCTGGGTGTAGTAGACGATCAGCTTGCGGCGGAGGAATGGACCGGGCGGGAGAATCCGCTCATCCCACACATCGGCGCTGCCGGGAGGCAGATAGTCTACATGGTGCTTTATGAGTTCCATCGCCTTGCCCCTCTTTCTCCTGTCCAGCATTTGCCGTACCAGCTGCAGCTCGGAGGAGTCCTTCTCCAGCACGTCAGTCAGGGCCTCAAGGTCATCCACGTGCATCTGCTCCAGCCAGGGCCAGGGATCCTCCTTGCGCTGGACGATTCGGCGCAACTCATCGCGATGCGCCTGGACGCATCGATTCCGTGCGTCGGACTCTTTCTCGTTCCGCCGCCGCATGGTCCTGATTTCACGCCGGGCTTCTTCAGGGGTTTGCGGCAGCCAACCCCATGAGCCCAACTCGCCGACTGGAGCAAGACAGACGAACTTGCAATTCCTGCTGCGATAGCTGAGCGGCCGGTGGAAATGGCCGAAGTACCACAAGCTCGGCTTCAGCCTGTCCAGAATTTTATCCAAAATCTCCTCCGAGGGGTCCGGAGTCACGTCCCAGCCGACGCTCAGCCAATCCTCGAGGGTGCGGCCCTGGTTGAGTGCGGCCGCGATGCCCAAACAACGCGGGGCGGTATGCGAGATCACGATGTCCGCGTGCGCGGGCAACTGGTCCAAAATTTCGGAGTCCAGGAGCTCTTCCTCGAACCAGTCCCTGCCTTTTTCGCGCAGGGGGTGATCCACGGACTTGCCGCCGCCCAGGAAGCAGACGACTCGACCATCGGGCAGCGTCAGAGTCGCGCCGCGGGGCATCCAATAGATTTGACCCGCGATCGGGATTGCTTCTCGACGACGACCGAAGGCCTCCCATTGCCTGCGTAAAGTCGGATAATGCTCGTGGTTGCCTTCGGCGAAATAGAGCGGCGGCGCGGTGATCGGCCAAAGCTTCTTGAGACTGTCCAGAGCGGTCGGCCAAACTCCGAAATCTCCGACTTGAAAAACAAGATCCGGATTCTCGCGCAGCAGCAGATCGGAAAGAGCGTGAAATTCCCCGTGGACGTCGCCAACGACAAGAATCATCATAGTTTTTCTCCGCAATCCGGGCAGATCGTCCAAATCCAAGACCTGCGCGCCGGGTCGGGCCGTTCGACCTGGCATACCTTCTCGACCGCGCCGCACATCTCGCAGGTTCTGCGTGAACGCTCGGCGAACTTCTCGATCAGACCTTGGCTATTCGTGCCGCAGACCACCAGCTCCCCGTGCTTGGACTTGATCTGACGGATCTTTGCGGTTGGCGCGTTTCTGGTCAATTCTGCGGCCAGGTCGCGCACTAGTTCAATCCAGCCTGGCCAGACGCAGACGCTGAGGCATCCCACAAAGAGGGCGGGGAAGTCGCGGCGAAGTTCCGGCAGAAGATCCGCCTGCGTTGTGCCTTGGTATCTTTTGGGGGCGCGGCTGCGAGGAGGTGTGTCCTTTGACATGGATGCTGCCTCGTCATTCTAGCTTGATTGGTTCCATTCAAAAAGCTCGCCTGGGCCCAGACCGATCACGCGAATCTTCCCCGACAGCAACGATTCACCGGCTGATTCATGGTGACCGTGCACCACAAGCCGAACTCCCATGTCCCGCGCCAACCCGTCCAGCACCTCAAAACCATGCGAGTGTGTGGTCGGCGCCTCATGGGTCACCAGGACGTCGGCATGCAGTCGCGCCAACGCCTGCACGTCCTCGGGAAAAATCGACGTCCAATGCCGCAGGGCAGGTCCCCGGCGGAACCTGTGCGCGGGCTTGGTGAAGCGGACGAACTCCGCCCGGTCGGTCCATTTGGGTGGATTTGGTGGATACCAGACCTGACTGCGGAACACCCCGCCCAGGCCGGCGACGCCCACCCCGGCCACGGGTCGGACGCGGGCATGGAGGTTCCTATCCGGCATGCTGTCCAGGTTTCGGGTCAGAAACTTCTCCTGGTCCGAGTCGTGGTTGCCCAGGATGTACCAGGTCCGTTCGGCCCACGTGCCCATGATCGCGGCCAGCGGCCGCTCCGGGGTCTGGTCGCCGAGCAGGATGATGGCGTCCGGCCGCGTCGTTTCAGCATGAGCCAAGAGCCGTTGGAACTCGCCGTGTGGGTCTCCGCAGAATAGAATCATGATGAGGATTGACAGGCGCCCGTTTATTAAGTATTTAAATGCAGTGATTGATTCAAATAATTTGAATGAATCATACGATTCACATAATGCTGTTTATTCGAATGACTGTCAAGGGAGCTGGGGA of Desulfovibrio aminophilus contains these proteins:
- a CDS encoding metallophosphoesterase, with translation MMILVVGDVHGEFHALSDLLLRENPDLVFQVGDFGVWPTALDSLKKLWPITAPPLYFAEGNHEHYPTLRRQWEAFGRRREAIPIAGQIYWMPRGATLTLPDGRVVCFLGGGKSVDHPLREKGRDWFEEELLDSEILDQLPAHADIVISHTAPRCLGIAAALNQGRTLEDWLSVGWDVTPDPSEEILDKILDRLKPSLWYFGHFHRPLSYRSRNCKFVCLAPVGELGSWGWLPQTPEEARREIRTMRRRNEKESDARNRCVQAHRDELRRIVQRKEDPWPWLEQMHVDDLEALTDVLEKDSSELQLVRQMLDRRKRGKAMELIKHHVDYLPPGSADVWDERILPPGPFLRRKLIVYYTQGSWLWAKAMKGGPAILLASYHTWKPGYKHRMGGPIHSEDVALEICARIDGMGYAERCALIAAQQAELLEAERRLQEMQNRPFPKPRPEDLDF
- a CDS encoding metallophosphoesterase; the encoded protein is MILFCGDPHGEFQRLLAHAETTRPDAIILLGDQTPERPLAAIMGTWAERTWYILGNHDSDQEKFLTRNLDSMPDRNLHARVRPVAGVGVAGLGGVFRSQVWYPPNPPKWTDRAEFVRFTKPAHRFRRGPALRHWTSIFPEDVQALARLHADVLVTHEAPTTHSHGFEVLDGLARDMGVRLVVHGHHESAGESLLSGKIRVIGLGPGELFEWNQSS
- a CDS encoding restriction endonuclease subunit S; translation: MSEKPIISIDQDSLPASWVKAQFSAVCSYIQRGKSPQYDDNTRFPILNQKCIRWDTLQYEHLKFIAESQWNSLDSLRFVQDGDILWNSTGTGTIGRACHYWGQHQFPRVVVDSHVTIVRASAHISSRYLYYYIRSPFVQQKIADLQTGSTNQVELGKQAICDSEVPLPPSAEQARIVSRVEELFSDLDKGEESLRRAQAQLKRYRQSVLKAAVTGELTRAWREQNADKLESGEALLKRILKARREAWEQAELEKLRAKGKRPKDNAWKARYVEPQGPDTEGLPELPQGWAWANVEQVSSMIQYGSSAKTGDDPTGIPVLRMGNIRQDGGLLLDDLKYLPRSHDEFPALLLEVGDLLFNRTNSAELVGKTGYYEGRPSPCSFASYLIRVRSVRGVNSKFLSYCLNSAFGRAWVKEVVNQTVGQANVNGTKLAAFTFPLPPELEQNRVVEQVEELAVLMGSLERDLDLAAKKLKALRQSILKAAFSGKLVPQEPKDEPASELLQRIAAERAAQGARPARNAAPRAPRKARAAAQPSAPAPAAPSVAVSGLAAARKVAGLSQAQLAAAIGINQAYVSQMETGKRAMTADQAAAIAKALGVEPSVLTQE
- a CDS encoding class I SAM-dependent DNA methyltransferase, with translation MSNDHSALVAKVWNYAHVLRDQGISYGDYVEQITYLLFLKMDQERKDLLNEGSAVPEEWRWEKLAGKDGDELEAHYRRTLTALGKEKGIIGTIFRKAQNKLADPAKLKRVVSLINDETWLGIDVDIKGSIYEGLLERNAGEVKSGAGQYFTPRPLIQAMVEVMQPKIGQTICDPACGTGGFLLAAYEHMKGQSRDRDKQRLLREGTFTGVDIVDEVVRLCAMNLYLHGIGNGESPVHQGDALAAKPSTSFDMVLTNPPFGKKSSYKVVGEDGSIATEREIYEREDFKYTTSNKQLNFLQHIMSILKQDGKAAVVLPDNVLFEAGNAGEGLRRRLLDACDFHTLLRLPTGIFYKPGVKANVLFFDRKPAAADPWTKELWIYDLRTNKHFTLVQNPISRADLDDFVTSYCPGNRSQRQETERFKRFSYDELVTRDKLNMDIFWLKDESLDDLDNLPAPDVIAAEIVENLAAALEQFRAVAGELGAVDSGERS